The following nucleotide sequence is from Zea mays cultivar B73 chromosome 1, Zm-B73-REFERENCE-NAM-5.0, whole genome shotgun sequence.
aaaagtcaaacgttTGATGTGACTcgggctaaactttagcaagagcaaccaaacacccctagATCTCGCTCAAAACTATACTGGTACGGCAGCCGATACCTGTAAAAGGCTGGAATCTGACCGTTTGCTGCTGGAAATGGCTCGGCAGATGAGATCTAGATTGCCGGGAGACATCGGATCCGCCTTGGCACCCCAAAGAATGGACAAAAGGTACAGTTTCcttataaaaaaataaaaaaaatcaaaCCACTACTATGCGAGTACGTACGGTCCCGGCACACGGGTTTCTTCCTCGTCCAACAGGGGGGAAAAAAGAACATCAGTAGTCACATTGCTGTATTTTTACACCCTTCTTTAGTACTACCTCCCTCCCATATTAAAATTCATTTTAGTTAATTACTGGATTGGATATATGTATTTTAAATGTCTGTATAAGTTCATCTTTATCCATTTAAATTAAAAGATAAAACCAAACCAATACTAGATGATCGGGCAGAGCTTGCAACCTCAATCAATGCAGCTAGCCGTTACTAGTACTACTACTCACTTCCAAGCATTTAATTACATCTCCGCATCGTGGGGTTAACTTTTCGTACAGTTTTTTTACTAGTACTACCTGATTAAAGTGCAAGTATTCTTTTCTTGTGTAGTGAAAAAGTCAAGAAAAAAGAGCCACTTTTCTCTAAGACAATGAGAACGGCAGCCACCGGTGGCGAGTGCCTCCGCCGACGGCTGATGTGACCATGCCACGGCAGGCGCCGGGGAGGGTCAGGGGCGCGCCACCGCCTGCGCGAGCCGCTCGACCTTGACGGCGATCTCCGGCGGCACCCGCACCGCAGGGCGCGGCCGCTGCTTGCACCGGCGGAGGTCCAGCCCGAGCGCGTCCGACACGTCCTCCGAGCTCCACCCGGCCCGCCGGAGCGCGTCGGAGCACCGGTCGGCATTGAGCAGCAGCGCGTCGAGCGCCGCGTCCGAGTCCACCGCGGGGGCCGCCGCCTCCTCGCCGTCCAACACCCCGGACCCGGAGGCCGCCACCTCGACCATCTCCGTCACCTCCGTGTCCCTCCACCCGCCCTGCCGCAGCACGTGGCCCAGCCGGTCGAGGTAGCTGTCGACCCAGTGCGGGTTCCTGGCCCGCCTGGCAGCCGGCGGCGGCGACGCGCATCCGGAGGACAGGGACGACGCGGTGGACGTCTCCGAGGAGGACGAGTCGCGGCGGCGGCGGTCGGACGCCGCGTCACTCCAGAACTCGATCCAGCGGGGCGCCTTGCCGCTGCCGCAGGCCGCGTCGAGGCTGCGGCGCGTGCACGGCGTGGCGCCTGCTTCGCCGTCGCGCGACCGCGGGTCCAGCGGCTGGAAGCAGGAGTCCCGGGCGAAGAAGTGCAGGACGTCGAGGCCGCAGCAGAGGACGCGGTCGTCGGTGACGAAGAACACCGGGTTGCCGGCCAGGCAGGGGCGGCAGGGCAGGAAGCAGCGGTCGAAGAGCGGCACGAGCAGCGGCGCGCGGCGGATGGCGGAGCGCGCGAGCCGCAGCGCGCGGTCGGGGTCGGCGGGGCGCGCGCCCCAGCAGCGCGGCCACAGCGCGCCCCGCGCGATCTGCAGCGACGCCGCCGCGATGGGCAGGTCGAAGGCGGACCGGAGCCCCGCGCGCGACCGCCAGTCCGGGAACCCGGGCCCCGACGGCAGGCCCGCGGCGAGCACGGCGCGGAGGTCGGGCGGGAACGCGAACCCCATCTCGGCCTCGGCGCGCGCCAGCTCCAGCTCCGTCAGGCCCGGGAGCACGGCCACCCCGGAGGCCCGGAGGTGGCCCAGCACCGCGGCCGCGAGCGGGGCGAAGGAGTGCAGCCCGTGCCGCGGGGAGGCCGACGCCGAGGaggggcccgccgcggcgcgcgtGGACAGGCGCCGCAGCCCCGCCGCATGTGCCGCCGGAGTCAGGCCGGCCATCCGGCGGTCCACGTCCACCATTGCAGCCGCCGACAAGCCTCCTGCGTTTGGATGGATGGAGGAGGGTGCGCTGAGCTGAGCAGAGGTCTGCTTTGGTAACGGCCGGAAGAGAGGGGGAAGGAGCTGTAGCTAGAAGCCGGTTGGGAAACGGGAGGCGGGATTTTATAGTGGTACTAGTGAGGCGGCCATTGCCCGTCGGTCGGCGTTCGGGATGGGGCGGGCCCCGCGGCAGAGATCTCTGGCTGGGTCACCCTAGTAGGGCTGGGCTGTACCGCTGGGGAAAGTGGGGAGCAACGGCAGCGCGAGGGTGGTGTGCTGGTGCTGGTGTGTGGCGTGTGGCGTCCAGTCATCGTCGCTCTCGCTCTTGAGTTGGCGGCCTTGGCGTCTCTAGCTTCATTCTCTCCGCCCTCGCTCGCAAATCGTAACGAAAGATGTGAGCGAAATTTGTCTGCGAACGGGTCACTTTCTACCAGTATTTGCTCTCATCCTGCATCCCTGTTCGGCTGTTCGTTCTACCGCCCCTAAAATCGATCGAATATATGTACGAATGTTATTTACACCGGGTTTTCTTTTTTTCAAAAAACGGAATCAGATATGAATAATGTCAAACTAATACACATACGTTTACAAACACAAATAAATGTGCATTGAATACAAGTTTAGCCGGATCTGGACAATACTGATCACAAAAAAAATCTTCGAATCAAGTAAAAGGCAACATTCATACACTACGAACGTTTCATGCTTATTTGAGTAACAGCAAGCAGGTTATCCAATGTCATGCTGAGGCGAGTAATAACCACAAGTTTCAAATTGGTAAAGTATACCGCTaggataagaagaagaagaagaaagagttGAGAAACTCGCAACAAATGTTTCAATCGACCGTCTACTTAATTTCGAATGGATTTTCAAATAGAAAACGGAACTGTCAACCTAGACATAAACCAGATGCATCATCGATCATCATTGTTATTCTAATTTTGTTTTCTTCCATATTGAGTTGGCTGCGAGACGGTCTTGTCCAGCACAACGGCACAGCACGTTTAAAGCCAGCGCACAATGTACGAGTACGACCATGTGTGCAGCGCCCCATCCCAATTAATTTTTAAGGGAGGACGTCTAATATAATGGCGGCGGAAGAGATGAGGTCTGGTACGGTACTGATTTTATTTAGAGCTTTAAAACTTGGCCGACGTTGGTTGAACATAGGATGGGAGTGGGCTACAACAACAACGTTTTGCCAAAGAAACGCACGCATGAATCCTAAGGTGGTGCAAAAGCTTAAGCTTAGCATGGGTTCTAGCTATCTCGCTTCTTCATGAGTTGACGGCTGTACGTTCTATTGTTTACAACTACAGAACTGACGCTCCTCTGAGTCTCTTTGTATTTATGGCTGTGTTTTACCGGCTCCTCTCGTTCATAACGGCACAGTTTGTTGCTGTAGTTAGCAGCAGCTGCACTAATCCGCACGGAATAATTTAAACTTTATGACGTGATGAAAGGCGTTTGCATTGGTTTCACCCAGCTAAGATGTACTTATTAGTTCGTATCATATCGAAATGTTTGAATGATATTTAATGTGACATAAAATCATAGAATAAGTGTTAGTTCGAAATATGTTACATTATATTATAATCGCAAACAAAAATGTCTTTTTTTTAGTGAAGGCACAATCACCCCTTCCGTAAGTGCCCATGCTGACACTCTTTTCAAAGATGGCATGATGGGGTTGTATGTCAATGGTCTTGGGAGTTTGGGTTCCCGTACAGTAGAAATTCATGGCGAACACCAGTAGGAAGGACCTACCTCTCTCTACATGGCGGCGCCGGCCTGGACAAGACGGACACCTTCCCGGACTGTATCACCCGATGGATCCAATTGACTACGCGATATATAAATGGGTGGGTGCAGTGGATGGGCGGCGACTGACGGGGCACGGTGCACTGCTGCCTCGAGAAAATCTGCAGCAGCAGCAGGGCTGACAGCATCTATTATAGTTATATAAACAACTCTTTAAATATGAATCTAATTTTTTTTGGAAAACTCTTCTCCAACACTTATATAGAGTATGTTCTTAAATTTACAAACTAACTATAAAAACAATTTCATCTCTACGTTTACCAACCTCGTTTTGGATTTTCTAAATCAATGTTGGTTCTAAATCCATCACGAAAACCATATTTCGACCATTGTTTTGCGTCGTCCCATCGTTCCGTTGACCACAAATCTATCTCTAATGTCATGTATTGTTTTTATGTCGTCGTCGCGGCGACCTTCTGGTCTTCCATCGACAACTTCGACATTCTAAGACATTATGAAAGATTGTTGACTTGCTAGCTCAATTAAAAATAGAAAACACGCCCACTTTTTTTTGTTGACATGAATAATTTTAAAAATTAGTaagtaataaataaataattgttGGAACacacatttttctacattttaaaGTGATTTAGTAACTTCTTAAATTTATAATTTATGGTACTAAATTTACATGATTATTTGAGATGGTCTGATCACTCGTAAATTTTTGCCATGTTTTCTGCTTGTGTCATTGTCATTGTCATTGCCCCGTTGCTTGCGGCCGCACCTGACCTGGCTGCATAGAACCAATGAATTGGACAGCTAGCGTTTGCTCGGACCTCGTTTTTCAAATGGAGACTCTTGCTTCTTCGTTTTTTTTTGTGTGTTGCTTGATGAGCGGGCCTCTCCGCCAATGGATTTGTGTcacgtgctgctgctgctgcaactGTCAGTCTCTCCGCCAATACAGACAGAAATTGTGAGCTCTCAGGTTTGTACCAGTGATTTCTCGTACGTACTATACGTGGCAGCAaccttgtatatatatatatatgtaccaTATTTTTgcattttatattttttggttttattttcatAAATACGTTATTTCCAGTTTCGTTTCAAAAATAGACCCTTAGTTTGGCGCCATCACAATTAGCGTCGAGATACAACGTGTCGGCGTCAATTACCATGGTGTGCATATGTAAGAATCAGGGCCGTGCAGGGAAAAAGCGAGGCCCTGTACAAAATTATTGAATAGAGGCCCTTTTTTACAAAATCACTAAAACTAACAGTATAATAATATAAatattattgtcggcgtttcgagaccggagggtccctgggccgacgagtgaatgtcgccgcgtgccccagcccagatgggtcgagcgcgagggcgagcgcgaaggggggagagcgaggcggccggagaccggcgtgagagaggtgggaatcccgcggccttcgtgttcgtcccgcgcccaggtcgggtgcgcttgcagtagggggttacaagcatccacgcgggagagggagcgagcggcttcaggcgagcgcctgtctcgtcctcgtccccgcgcggccaaccctctctaagagggccctggtccttccttttataggcgtaaggagaggatccaggtgtacaatggggggtgtagcagagtgctacgtgtctagcggaggagagctagcgccctaagtacatgccgttgtgacagccggagagattttggcacccagctggtgtgatgtcgtggccgtcggaggagcgatggagcctggcggagggacagctgtcggagcggtcgaatccttgctgacgtcctcttgcttccgtaagggggctgagagccgccgccgtcacagagtatgcggggcgccatcattacctatctggcggagcgagccagatgggacaccggtcttgttccctgcggcccgagtcagctcggggtagggtgatgatggcgcctcctgttgacgtggctggtctgcgccctaggttgggcgatgtggaagctcctccgaagccgaggtcgagtctgtattctgtggccgaggtcgagtccgagcccctgggtcgggcgaggcggagttcgtcgtcttttagggctgagcccaagtccgagccctgggtcgggtggagcggagttcgtcgtcttctggggctgagcccgtgtccgagccctgggtcgggcggagcggagttcgccgtcttccggggctgagcccgagtccgagccctgggtcgggcggagcggagttcgccgtcttccggggctgagcccgagtccgagccctgggtcgggcggagcggagtttcctatggtgccttcggcagggcctgactgcatgtcagtctcactctgtcaagtggcaccgcagtcggagtggcgcaggcggcgctgtccttctgtcaggccggtcagtggagcggcgaagtgacggcggtcacttcggctctgccggccggggggggcgcgtcaggataaaggtgtcaggccacctttgcattaaatgctcctgcgatttggtcggtcggtgcggcgatttagtcagggttgcttcttggcgaaggcagggcctcgggcgagccgggaatatgttcgccgctggaggggggcctcgggcgagacggaaatcctccggggtcggctgcccttgtccgaggctaggctcgggcgaggcgtgatcgagtccctcgaacggactgatccctgacttaatcgcgcccatcaggcctttgcagcttcatgctgatgggggttaccagctgagaattacgagccttgagggtacccctaattatggtccccgacaattataaTACAACATAGAAATGGATTTTATGAAAAGCATACCTATTAAACTCTTGGTTACATAAATTTTACTTGAACAACTTCATTCTCCTTGTGTTCCTTAAAATAAATTCCTCAACaatattgtcggtgtttcgaccccggggggtccctggaccgacgagtaaattgttgttgtgtgtcccagcccagatgggtcggcgcgagacgggacacaaaggggggagaacagtaaaggggaaaccgcgaccttcgtgttgtcctgcgcccagggcggatggatgcgcttgcagtagggggttacaagcgttcgcgtgggagagagagagagagagagcgagagccttatgcgtcggcccattctcccgcgcggccaaccctctcgtacaagagccctggaccttccttttataggcgtaaggagagggtccaggtgtacaatgggggggtgtagcagtgtgctaacatgtctagcagagaggagctagagccctaagtacatgtcgtcgtggcagtcggagaggttttggcaccctgttcatgtgatggcgtggccgtcggaggagtgcttgggccccgtggaaggacagctgtcggggctgtcgaatccttgctgacgtcaccttgcttccgtaaggggctgagagccgtcgtcgtcatggagcacgcggggcgccatcattgtttgtttaccggggcgagccagatggaacgccggtcttgttccccgtagcctgagctaggtaggggtagggtaatgatgcccccccctgtgacgcggtcggtccgagccctaggtcgggcgaggcgaaggctcctccgaggtcgaggtcgagtccgtcttccgaggtcgaggctgagtccgacccctgggttgggcgagacggagaccgtcttccgaggccgaggctgtgtccgagccctggggtcgggcgaggcggagaccgtcttccgaggccgaggctgtgtccgagccctggggtcgggcgaggcggagtccgtcgtcttctgagtcgtggctgagtccgagccctggggtcgggcgaggcgaagtccatcttccgaggccgagacgggggccgagccctggggtcgggcaaggcggagcttcctatggcgcccgaggctggacttagctgatgtcagcctcactctgtcgagtggcacagcagtcggagcgacgcaggcgacgctgttttcttgtcaggtcggtcagtggagcggcgaagtgactgcggtcacttcggctctgtcgactgaagagcgcgcgtcaggataaggtgtcaggcgatccttgcattaaatgcccctacgatacagtcggttggcgaggcaatctggccaaggttgcttctctgcgaagactgggcctcgggcaagccgaaggtgtgtccgttgcttgagggggccctcgggcgagacgtgaatcctccgtggtcggctgcctttgcccgaggctgggctcgggcgaggcgagatcgtgtcccttaagtggactgagccttgaccttaatcgcgcccatcaggcctttgcagctttgtgctgatgggggttaccagctgagattaggagtcttgggggtacccctaattatggtccccgacagtagcctccgagcctcgaagggagtgttgatactcgcttggaggcttttgtcgcacttttttgcaaggggaccggcctttctcggttgcgtttcgttccagtgggtgcgcgcgagcgcacccgccgggtgtagcccccgaggcctcggaggagtggtttgactccttcgaggtcttagcacgtttcgtgatgcttcggctggtctggttgttccctcatgcgaactggccgtagctcgggtgcatagtcgagtcccaagttctcgggctggtatgttgacgctgtcaacggtttggccagggccgggtttgcgagagcagcccccgagcctccgctcagagcgagaggacggtcaaggacagactcggcttttttcatacgcccctgcgttgctgaaagtcgcctagagggggggtgaatagggtgaaactgaaattctcaaaaaataatcacaactacaagccgggttaacgatagaaatataatcgagtccgcgaaagagggtgcaaaacaaatcatgagcgaataaggagtgagacacgaggatttgttttaccgaggttcggttttcgcaaacctactccccgttgaggtggtcacaaagaccgggtctctttcaaccctttccctctctcaaacggtccctcggaccgagtgagctttctcttctcaaatgcttggaacacaaagttcccacaaggaccaccacaagattggtgtctcttgcctcaattacaaatgagtttgatcgcaatgaagaatcaaagaaagaagaaagcaatccaagcgcaagagctcgaaagaacacaagcaaatctctctcactagtcactagggcgttgtgtggaatttggagaggatttgatcacttgggtgtgtctagaattgaatgctagagctcttgtaagtagttgaagtgggaaaacttggataacttgaatgtggggtggttgggggtatttatagccccaaccaccaaactagccgtttggtggggctgtctgtcgcatggggcaccagacagtccggtgcacaccggacatgtccggtgcgccagccacgtcaccaaagccgttgggttccgaccgttggagctctgtcttctgggcccgcctggatgtccggtggcgcaccggacatgtactgtagagtgtccggtgcgccagcatgggcgtgcctgacttctgcgcgcgctggcgtgcattcaatgcgctgcaggtagccgttggcgccgaagtatccgttgcttcgatgtcacaccggacagtccggtgtacaccgaacagtccggtgtacaccggacatgtccggtgaattatagcggactagccgttgcgaattcccgaagctggcgagttccagagtcgctcttccttggagcaccggacactgtctggtgtacaccagacaaaccggtgaattatagcagagcgcctcTGTATTTTCCCGAATGTGACGAGTTTgacctggagtcctctggtgcaccggacactgtccggtggtgcaccggacagtccggtgcgccagaccagaggtgccttcggttgtccctttgctcttttgttgaacccaatacttgatctttttattggctaagtgtgaacctttggcacctgtataacttatacactagagcaaactagttagtccaattatttgtgttgggcaattcaaccaccaaaatcatttaggaaataggtgtaagcctaattccctttcaatctccccctttttggtgattgatgccaacataagccaaagcaaatatagaagtgcataattgaactagtttgcataatgtaagtgcaaaggttgcttagaattgagccaatataaatactcataagatatgcatggattgtttcttcatttttaacattttggaccacgcttgcaccacatgttttgtttttgcaaattcttttgtaaattcttttcaaagtccttatgcaaatagtcaaaggtaaatgaataagattttgcaaagcattttcaagatttgaatttttctccccctatttcaaatgcttttcctttgacttaaaccaaaactccccctaaataagattctcctcttagtgttcaagagggttttgatatatcaattttgaaaagctACTTTTCCCCCTCTTTTGAACAcactaagataccaatttgaaatttatcaatttgagaatcataccaatttgaaaaactcatttaaaattaggtggtggtgcggtccttttgctttgggctattattctctccccctttggcatgaatcgtcaaaaacggagtcattagagccctaagaattactctctccccctttggtcataaataaatgagtgaagattataccaaagacgaagtcctttgctttggactctcccccaaaagatggagagatgcgcggaacgacggcgaatgatgagttacggagtggaagcctttgtcttcgccgaagactccaattccctttcaatatacctatgacttggtttgaaattcacttgaaaacacattagtcatggcacatgaaagagacatgatcgaaggtatatagaagagctatgtgtgcaaatcaacaaaagaagttcctagaatcaagaatatttagctcatgcccaagtttgttaaaagtttgttcatcaagaggcttggtaaagatatcggctaattgatctttagtattaatgtatgaaatctcgatatctcccttttgttggtgatcccttaaaaagtgataccgaatggctatgtgcttagtgcggctatgctcaacgggattatccgccatgcggattgcactctcattatcacatagaagaggaactttggttaatttgtaaccatagtccctaagggtttgcctcatccaaagtagttgcgcgcaacaatgtcctgcggcaatgtactcggcttcggcggtagaaagagaaacggaattttgcttctttgaagcacaagacaccaaggatcttcccaagaactggcaagtccccgatgtgctctttctattgattttacaccccgcctaatcggcatcggaataaccaatcaaatcaaaagtggatcccctaggataccaaagcccaaacttaggagtataaactaaatatctcaagattcgttttacggccgtaaggtgagcttccttagggtcggcttggaatcttgcacacatgcatacggaaagcataatatccggtcgagatgcacataaatatagcaaagaacctatcatcgaccggtataccttttgatcgacggatttacctcgctcgtcgaggtcgagatgtccattggttcccatgggtgtcttgatgggtttggcatccttcattccaaacttgcttagaatatcttgagtatacttcgtttggcttaggaaggtgccctcttggagttgcttcacttgaaatcctaagaaatacttcaactcccccatcatagacatctcgaatttttgtgtcatgatcctactaaattcttcacatgtagactcattagtagacccaaatataatatcatcaacataaatttggcatacaaacaagtcattttcaagtgttttagtaaataaagtaggatcggcttttccgactttgaatccattagtgataaggaaatctctaaggcattcataccatgctcttggggcttgcttgagcccataaagcgccttagagagtttataaacatggttagggtactcactatcttcaaagccgggaggttgctaaacatagacctcttccttgattggtccattgaggaaggcacttttcacgtccatttgataaagcttgaagccatggtaagtagcataggctaataatatgcgaattgactcaagcctagctaccggtgcataggtttcaccgaaatccaaaccttcgacttgggagtatcctttggccacaagtcgagctttgttccttgtcaccacaccatgctcatcctgtttgttgcggaagacccatttggttcctacaacatttttgattaggacgtggaactaaatgtcataccttattcctagtgaagttgttgaggtcctcttgcattgccaccacccaatccgaatcttgaagtgcttcctctatcctgtgtggctcaatagaggaaacaaacgagtaatgttcacaaaaatgtgcaacacgagatctagtggttacccccttatgaatgtcgccgaggatggtgtcgacggggtgatcttgttggattgcttggtggactcttgggtgtggcggcctttgctcttcatcctccttgtcttgatcatttgcatctcccccttgatcattgtcgtcatcttgaggtggctcatttgattgatcttctccttcatcaacttgagcctcatcctcattttgacttGGTGggaatgcttgtgtggaggaggatggttgatcttgtgcatttggaggctcttcggattctttaggacacacatcccctatggacatgttccttagcgcgatgcacggagcctcttcaatacctatctcatcaagatcaacttgctctacttgagagccgttagtctcatcaaacacaacgtcacaagaaatttCAACttgcccagaggacttgttaaagactctatatgcccttgtgtttgaatcatatcctagtaaaaagcc
It contains:
- the LOC103643148 gene encoding uncharacterized protein, translated to MVDVDRRMAGLTPAAHAAGLRRLSTRAAAGPSSASASPRHGLHSFAPLAAAVLGHLRASGVAVLPGLTELELARAEAEMGFAFPPDLRAVLAAGLPSGPGFPDWRSRAGLRSAFDLPIAAASLQIARGALWPRCWGARPADPDRALRLARSAIRRAPLLVPLFDRCFLPCRPCLAGNPVFFVTDDRVLCCGLDVLHFFARDSCFQPLDPRSRDGEAGATPCTRRSLDAACGSGKAPRWIEFWSDAASDRRRRDSSSSETSTASSLSSGCASPPPAARRARNPHWVDSYLDRLGHVLRQGGWRDTEVTEMVEVAASGSGVLDGEEAAAPAVDSDAALDALLLNADRCSDALRRAGWSSEDVSDALGLDLRRCKQRPRPAVRVPPEIAVKVERLAQAVARP